The Streptomyces sp. HSG2 genome has a segment encoding these proteins:
- the ndk gene encoding nucleoside-diphosphate kinase, whose amino-acid sequence MTQRTLVLLKPDAVRRGLTGEIIGRVERKAGWRITALELRTLDTETLELHYGEHKGKPFYEPLLAFMSSGPVVAMIVEGERVIEGVRTLAGPTDPIAAAPGSVRGDYGVIVRENLIHASDSEESAERELKIFFPGRV is encoded by the coding sequence GTGACCCAGCGCACCCTTGTCCTGCTCAAGCCCGACGCCGTGCGTCGGGGCCTGACCGGCGAGATCATCGGCCGTGTCGAGCGCAAGGCCGGCTGGCGGATCACCGCGCTCGAACTGCGCACGCTCGACACCGAGACCCTCGAACTGCACTACGGGGAGCACAAGGGCAAGCCCTTCTACGAGCCGCTGCTCGCGTTCATGTCCTCGGGTCCCGTGGTGGCCATGATCGTCGAGGGGGAGCGGGTCATCGAGGGCGTGCGCACCCTGGCGGGGCCGACCGACCCGATCGCGGCGGCCCCCGGTTCCGTGCGCGGTGACTACGGGGTCATCGTCCGGGAGAACCTGATCCACGCCTCGGACTCGGAGGAGTCCGCCGAGCGCGAGCTGAAGATCTTCTTTCCCGGACGCGTCTGA